In Triticum aestivum cultivar Chinese Spring chromosome 5B, IWGSC CS RefSeq v2.1, whole genome shotgun sequence, the following proteins share a genomic window:
- the LOC123116336 gene encoding uncharacterized protein yields the protein MAPPPPPPIDAPLRLPPLPADTILEILSRVGDATAVVRCAATCKAWRRLILEPSFLSRGRAGRSDPSPLLGFFFLDTSQKLPRRRLYLRRPTRFLPLGPSQSQATALPLSHFLPKPDAAGLSGFAPVTSGAGGLLALRRSPASSCDPVRICVCDPVAGTSTFLPPLPPTTSPENIVFLDADGSSFRLLAAMDRPNGIRLRVFSSQTGQWGTAVTAQLPGNMVVHLCSPAVVHRGAVHWICGTRALPNAVHALAVRPGQADVSVCRFDLPLRAGIHRLNHAAEAVRLFSSAQGCLSLVLLDEPVNVISIWNLEDDSTHGNSWELHKMVHLTSVLPSTILDPSAGWGLSVVALCDQSGSLFLRAVGEGGLFVLNLETEAMSRVRNDHCAKFLCPYVANLSSCLGAMKNF from the coding sequence atggcgccgccgccgccaccgccgataGACGCGCCTCTGCGGCTTCCGCCTCTCCCGGCGGACACCATCTTGGAGATCTTGTCCCGCGTGGGCGACGCCACCGCCGTCGTGCGCTGCGCAGCCACCTGCAAAGCATGGCGCCGCCTCATCCTGGAGCCGTCCTTCCTCTCCCGCGGTCGCGCCGGGCGCTCCGACCCCTCCCCTCTCCTCGGCTTCTTCTTCCTGGACACTTCCCAAAAGCTGCCCCGTCGCCGCCTCTACCTCCGCCGCCCCACGCGCTTCCTCCCCCTCGGCCCCTCTCAGTCGCAGGCAACCGCCCTCCCCCTGTCCCACTTCTTGCCGAAGCCGGACGCGGCCGGCCTCAGCGGGTTCGCCCCCGTCACGTCAGGCGCCGGCGGGCTCCTTGCCCTCCGCCGTTCCCCGGCCAGCTCGTGCGACCCCGTCAGGATCTGCGTCTGCGACCCCGTGGCCGGGACCTCcaccttcctcccccctctcccgCCCACAACATCCCCCGAGAACATCGTCTTCCTCGACGCCGATGGCTCCTCGTTCCGCCTGCTTGCGGCGATGGACCGCCCAAATGGGATCCGCCTGCGCGTCTTCTCCTCCCAGACCGGGCAGTGGGGCACGGCTGTGACGGCCCAACTTCCTGGTAACATGGTGGTCCACCTCTGCTCCCCTGCCGTCGTCCACCGTGGTGCCGTCCACTGGATATGCGGCACCCGTGCCCTCCCGAATGCGGTGCACGCACTGGCCGTTCGCCCCGGCCAGGCCGATGTCTCGGTGTGCCGATTCGACCTTCCGCTGCGCGCAGGCATTCACCGCCTGAACCATGCCGCAGAAGCCGTTCGCCTGTTCAGTTCAGCTCAGGGGTGTCTCTCCTTGGTTCTCCTGGATGAACCTGTGAATGTGATCTCCATCTGGAACTTGGAAGACGACAGCACCCATGGCAACTCGTGGGAGCTTCACAAGATGGTACATCTGACGTCGGTGTTGCCGTCGACAATCCTTGATCCTTCTGCCGGGTGGGGGCTCTCTGTCGTAGCATTGTGCGACCAGAGTGGCTCCTTGTTCTTGCGTGCTGTGGGCGAGGGCGGCCTTTTTGTGCTCAACCTGGAGACGGAGGCGATGTCGAGGGTACGCAATGACCACTGCGCCAAGTTCCTATGCCCATATGTGGCGAATCTGAGTTCTTGCCTGGGAGCCATGAAGAATTTCTGA